Proteins encoded in a region of the Scyliorhinus torazame isolate Kashiwa2021f chromosome 1, sScyTor2.1, whole genome shotgun sequence genome:
- the LOC140428240 gene encoding E3 ubiquitin/ISG15 ligase TRIM25-like isoform X2, whose translation MARSTVTLSEDSLYCSICLDYFSAPVTLPCGHSFCKECINRSWDQGQGLSQGQVQGHSPGQELPPGQEHPPGQGHPTGQGHPPGQGHPPGQEHPPGQGHPPGQGHPPGQGHPPGQGHPPGQGHPPGQGHPPGQEHPPGQGHPPGQGQPPGQEHPPGQPTPSLYSCPHCRRSFSPRPSLLRNTVLCQIVEGLLQTAAPQPRAGPGDVPCDSCPPGCQLRAASSCLLCLTSYCELHLGPHRRSPAFREHPLSPPVPHLSLRRCNTHRKPLDSFCRTDRRCLCWVCALTEHRHHHIITVEQEAARRQKLITARNWNYRNTCKSQPMRLENGNKTSTVSRNLLKD comes from the exons atggcgAGGTCCACTGTGACCCTGTCTGAGGACAGCCTGTACTGCAGCATCTGTCTGGATTATTTCAGTGCCCCTGTCACCCTGCCCTGTGGGCACAGCTTCTGCAAGGAGTGCATCAACCGGAGCTGGGACCAGGGGCAGGGACTGAGCCAGGGTCAGGTACAGGGACACTCCCCGGGGCAGGAGCTCCCCCCGGGgcaggagcaccccccggggcaggggcaccccacggggcaggggcaccccccggggcaggggcaccccccgggacaggagcaccccccggggcaggggcaccccccggggcaggggcaccccccgggacaggggcaccccccgggacaggggcaccccccggggcaggggcaccccccggggcaggggcaccccccgggacaggagcaccccccggggcaggggcaccccccggggcaggGGCAGCCCCCGGGacaggagcaccccccggggcagcCCACCCCCAGCCTGTACAGCTGCCCTCACTGCCGCAGGAGTTTCAGCCCCCGGCCCAGCTTGCTGAGGAACACGGTGCTGTGTCAGATTGTGGAGGGTTTGCTGCAGACGGCAGCCCCCCAGCCCCGGGCAGGCCCCGGGGACGTGCCCTGTGACTCCTGCCCCCCTGGCTGCCAGCTGCGGGCTGCCAGCTCCTGCCTGCTCTGCCTGACCTCCTACTGTGAGCTGCACCTGGGGCCACACCGCCGGAGCCCCGCTTTCCGGGAGCACCCGCTCAGCCCGCCCGTGCCGCACCTCTCCCTCCGCCGCTGCAACACCCACCGCAAACCCCTCGACTCCTTCTGCCGCACCGACCGCCGCTGCCTGTGCTGGGTGTGCGCCCTCACCGAGCACCGGCACCACCACATCATCACCGTGGAGCAGGAGGCAGCCCGCAGACAG AAACTGATTACTGCCCGAAATTGGAATTACAGGAACACCTGCAAATCACAGCCGATGCGATTGGAAAATGGAAACAAAACATCGACTGTATCCAG GAATCTGCTCAAAGACTGA